In a genomic window of Glycine max cultivar Williams 82 chromosome 13, Glycine_max_v4.0, whole genome shotgun sequence:
- the LOC100807063 gene encoding probable xyloglucan endotransglucosylase/hydrolase protein 23-like precursor: MASEIFLALLITTFVVAASAGNFNQDFEITWGDGRAKILNSGELLTLSLDKTSGSGFRSRNEYLFGKIDMQLKLVPGNSAGTVTAYYLSSLGDTHDEIDFEFLGNLSGDPYILHTNVFTQGKGNREQQFYLWFDPTQDFHTYSILWNPQSIIFSVDGTPIREFKNLESKGVSFPKNQPMRIYSSLWNADDWATRGGLVKTDWSQAPFTASYRKFNAQACVWTSSSGSSCSSNNPSSNQAWLKQSLDSTGQARIQWVQKNYMIYNYCTDTKRFPQGLPPECTIA, translated from the exons ATGGCAAGTGAGATATTTCTTGCCCTTCTGATCACAACCTTTGTGGTTGCAGCCTCTGCTGGTAACTTCAACCAAGACTTTGAGATAACATGGGGTGATGGTCGTGCCAAAATCCTCAATAGTGGGGAACTTCTCACCTTGTCCCTAGACAAGACCTCTGGCTCTGGATTTCGTTCTAGGAATGAGTACTTGTTTGGAAAAATTGACATGCAACTAAAACTCGTGCCTGGTAACTCTGCAGGCACAGTCACAGCTTATTAT CTATCTTCTCTTGGGGATACTCATgatgaaattgattttgaatttctggGTAACTTGAGTGGTGATCCTTATATTCTTCATACAAACGTATTCACACAAGGGAAAGGTAACAGGGAACAGCAGTTCTATCTGTGGTTCGACCCCACCCAGGACTTCCACACATATTCCATTCTTTGGAATCCTCAGAGCATCAT ATTCTCTGTGGATGGGACACCCATAAGGGAGTTCAAGAATCTTGAATCAAAAGGGGTTTCTTTTCCCAAAAACCAACCCATGAGGATATATTCAAGCCTTTGGAACGCTGATGATTGGGCCACAAGGGGAGGCCTAGTGAAGACTGATTGGAGCCAAGCCCCATTCACAGCCTCTTACAGAAAGTTCAATGCCCAAGCATGTGTTTGGACTTCTTCTTCAGGCTCATCTTGCTCCTCCAACAATCCATCATCAAACCAAGCATGGTTGAAACAATCACTGGATTCAACAGGGCAAGCTAGGATTCAGTGGGTCCAAAAGAACTACATGATTTACAACTACTGCACTGACACTAAGCGTTTCCCACAGGGCCTTCCTCCTGAGTGCACAATCGCATGA